From the genome of Solanum lycopersicum chromosome 7, SLM_r2.1:
acgtagcatttaatattttttataaaactaaatCAGTATATAAATGATTATAAGTAGTGGTGAACTTATTGCAAAGTACCTTTCATACACTAATTTCTAcacaaaaaatggaaaaattattccattttcaccttttcatttcaatttttttctcaattttgtttGCAGTTTGGggcaataaaaattatttttcacccCTAAACTCAACTTTTATTAAACAagctaaagaaatatttatgtCTCTTGATCCATCTAAGCTTTTGGATCCTCCAATGCCATCCTATGCTTTTACTATTTACCATCGCGATGTATTTGAAAAGTCAAAGTTTAAGAACTATGACTCGTTACTTAAAAATAGGCTTGCTCGATGTGAGGATAGAGCAAATTATATCGCTTCAATTCTTGATGACAACAACAATGTCGAAGAAGGTGCAAATTATAGAATCCGCGAAAAGGTTCCAAAATCAACAAGTATTTATTTTGCACATGGTGAGTATGTTGCGTCTTTTTTGCTAGGCAGTAACGAAATCAAGACTTTATTGCAAATAGACACAGGTAGTGATTTAGTCTGGTGGCAATGTGGACCATGTGAGGCAAATAAGTGTTACAAGCAAGTTGATCCTTTATATTTCCCTACAAATTCGAAAACATATCGAAAAATCGATTGTAAGTTACATAGTTCAAGGTGTTTAGATAATGTGGACAAAACTTATAAATGTAATTCTTATAATAATGAGTGTAACTACAATATTAGATTTATAAGTGGACAAAGATCAAAGGGTTTTATGAGTGATGATGTGATTACTTTTGCTTTAGACCATCTGCCCATTAGGGTTACATTTGGATGTGGTAAAGATCAAATGGGTCGAGCCAATTTTAGTGGTTACTATTCTGGGATAGTTGGTCTTGGACGAAGAGTAAATGTTGGTTCATATTCATTACCATCACAATTCCAGTCGGATTTAATGTCCATATGTCTACCCGGATTTTATTCGGGTAAGTCATCTACTCTTAGTTTCCACACCGCCACGTGGCCAAGGACAACATCAGCAGAgttattacaaaataaaaaattccctttattttattatgtcaatctttataaagtttttattaACGATAAAGAAATTCCGGTCCACCCATCATGGTGGACTTTTACAaaaggtggtggtggtggagtCCTTGTGGATACAGGAACAACTATTACTCGATTTCCTAAGGATTTGTATACCGTATTTCGTTATACATTCTTAAGTGAAATAAAAGATATACCTCTGGTTAAAGGTCCGTCGAAGATTCTAGACACATGTTTTAAAGAGGATCCAAGTGGACGAGAGTTGTACTTTCCCGTTGTGAAGTTGTACTTTGGCGGCGTAAACCCTAATAACATGTTGTTATTGGCAAAAGATAGAGTTATGGTACACTTACAAGGACATTATTGTTTGGGTTTCATGGGGTGGAATAGATCTCATTCAATAATAGGAAGTAATCAACTTCAAGGTATAGGATTAACTTTTGATACATCAGAAAATACTTTGTCATTTGATTTAGATGCATGTAGTTGAGATTTGTGAATTTAATCAAAATGTTACAATTTAAAGTttgtatcttttatttattagtgaaatatttaaaagatatggACATTTATAGATGTTGTTGTTTAACTTTGGTTCGAATCTTGTATACGTTACTAGAAATATGGTTGCATTGGTAATCGCGTGACAacttattgttatttttcttttgttcgaATCGTGTATATGTTATCATCTCATTATAGATTCATATGGTTATATTCCTAAAATTAGGGATAAACATTTGATTTTTTCGGCTGAACTTTGTATTATTCGATTTCGATTgagaaaaatgttatttttttctgaactaaaataaatttggtttggttgttcacttttaatttcaattatgttatataaGATAATATGGATTTGAatctaatatatttgaataactATTATAGTGAATGAGAGGCAACAATTAATctcaaatcaaataaatatttgtttctcAATGAATGCTTAATATACAATGTGAATGGTGAAACTACATAAATAAAGTTCCTAAATAGCATATATTTCCATGATATTTGCAATACTATATTTAGGAATTTTTTTATTGCAAAATTAATTGTGtttcattttttgataatattaaaatcaaaagGTTTCAAATTCTGATCTTCTTAGTGATTTTAGAGatgttaaaaaggaaaataaataaatattgactTCTAAAAGAGAATTAAATCTCTATAACCgaccatattattattatttttcctgtTTTGGCATAATTACAAGAAATTTAAACaagtatataaataattgtAACCAAACTAGTTGGTCACAATTATTTAGGTAGGTGAATATTCTTTGCAATTTTCAATTGTTACCAAAAGCAATATCATCAAAATTGTTACCAAATTATAGGTACCctacattttattttgttaacctttataaagtttttattattgatataaggGAGTTCAGGTGAACCCCCTTAGGTGAAAGTTCAAAAAAGATATGCGTGTTATATGATTAAAGATACAATTGGACCTTTTGACACTTACTATAAAGCGAATCCAAATGGTAATAATGATTTACCGTTTCTTGTTGTAAAGTTTTACTTTGGCTATGTAAGCCAAAGTACGATGTTTCTTCTAGAACATGAATACGTTATGGTGAAATATCGCGGGTTGTATTGCTTGGCTTTTATTGGATGAAAGAATAACTTCTCGATTTTATGCGTAAATCAACTACAATGTGTAGCGttaatttttgataattcaaaaaatatattgtccTTGGCCATATATCAGTAAGAGAGAATATCACCCCGAAACTTGGCTATGAAAAAAATCAGGTCGGTACGCGAGGGGCatgttgaaaatataattaactaataaaaatatgtattttctcACAATTTAAGTTTTTAGATGAGATGATCAATGgtatcaaaacatagaaaagaacatgaacaataattcaagattacatTATGAAATATAGAAGAGATACCTAAAGTTGATGACAAACAAATAATGAAAGCAAGTTTGATTTAATTCGAAGACCACCAAAGATggaatatatatgatttttcttgttttttttcttcttctgttttttctttctaaaatctCTCTCACATTCTTCGTCCTCcaaatctatttttttgtttgaaaatccGTCCCCcaaaaatgaaagaagagaAGAGTTTAAAgagattaagaaaataatgtttttttctcGAAAATTAAATACCCAATGCAtgtttgaatatttttcttgtCGATGAAACTTTCTTTTCTCCCCAATGTCCACCCAAAAGagccaatgatttttttttctttttcttttctaagaGAAGACTATTGAAAATGACTTCATTGCCCTTTTAACAGAGGGTGgagaggaggggggggggggggggggaggctctttctttaattcattaatttaataaaagataatagatcatttgaaatttttaaagaaaacagGCCCATTTAGTAGAATGCATCAGATTTTAATCATTCAAATCCAAAAGAAAATCAGCTCattgaaacaaaatttaaacattttgaggtaaaaaaattactaaataaaaataaaacaaaataaataaaatgcattaataagaaaaatgatcttactatatatatatatatattttgtaggaCTTATTAAAGACGTCAAAAATTAGGCGTTCACACCTACTCTTGACTACAACACCTAACCTGATACTCAACCTCGATTCGAGATTCAACTTTGACTCCTAACCCAAGTCTttgattctaaattaatttattatatcttaataaggaatataa
Proteins encoded in this window:
- the LOC101251105 gene encoding aspartic proteinase nepenthesin-1-like — its product is MSLDPSKLLDPPMPSYAFTIYHRDVFEKSKFKNYDSLLKNRLARCEDRANYIASILDDNNNVEEGANYRIREKVPKSTSIYFAHGEYVASFLLGSNEIKTLLQIDTGSDLVWWQCGPCEANKCYKQVDPLYFPTNSKTYRKIDCKLHSSRCLDNVDKTYKCNSYNNECNYNIRFISGQRSKGFMSDDVITFALDHLPIRVTFGCGKDQMGRANFSGYYSGIVGLGRRVNVGSYSLPSQFQSDLMSICLPGFYSGKSSTLSFHTATWPRTTSAELLQNKKFPLFYYVNLYKVFINDKEIPVHPSWWTFTKGGGGGVLVDTGTTITRFPKDLYTVFRYTFLSEIKDIPLVKGPSKILDTCFKEDPSGRELYFPVVKLYFGGVNPNNMLLLAKDRVMVHLQGHYCLGFMGWNRSHSIIGSNQLQGIGLTFDTSENTLSFDLDACS